A region of Massilia sp. KIM DNA encodes the following proteins:
- a CDS encoding choice-of-anchor J family PEP-CTERM protein, which produces MKRLISQIAAAALVAAALAPLAGHAAPAQVLDEGFNNVTDLSNWELINDSTPPGASWFQGNSGIFGAQAGPSHAYIATNFFGAANGIGEVDNWLITPVLDLSGLTTLSFFTNRASTTSLDVLEVRFAAGSGDGTDGFDTLLLTIGGSDFPGAWQEWTTSLSVQGLGRFAFRYLGDAEQLDYIGLDSVKVVTAVPEPSGWAMLAGGVGLLAFLRRRQRLSR; this is translated from the coding sequence ATGAAGCGACTGATATCCCAGATCGCGGCGGCCGCATTGGTCGCGGCCGCGCTTGCTCCATTGGCCGGCCACGCGGCGCCGGCCCAGGTCCTCGACGAGGGCTTCAACAACGTGACCGACCTCAGCAACTGGGAACTGATCAACGACAGCACCCCGCCTGGCGCGAGCTGGTTCCAGGGCAATTCCGGCATCTTCGGCGCCCAGGCCGGACCCTCCCACGCCTATATCGCCACCAACTTTTTCGGCGCCGCCAACGGGATCGGCGAGGTCGACAACTGGCTGATCACGCCCGTGCTCGACCTCAGTGGGCTGACCACCCTTTCCTTCTTTACCAACCGCGCCAGCACCACCAGCCTCGATGTGCTCGAAGTGCGTTTCGCCGCCGGCAGCGGCGACGGGACCGACGGCTTCGACACGCTGCTCCTCACCATCGGCGGCAGCGACTTTCCCGGCGCCTGGCAGGAATGGACTACCAGCCTGTCGGTCCAAGGACTAGGGCGCTTCGCATTCCGCTACCTGGGTGACGCCGAGCAGCTCGACTACATCGGGCTGGACAGCGTAAAGGTCGTCACCGCGGTGCCCGAGCCGTCCGGCTGGGCGATGCTCGCCGGTGGAGTCGGCCTGCTCGCCTTCCTCCGCCGCCGCCAGCGTCTGTCCAGATAA
- a CDS encoding branched-chain amino acid ABC transporter permease — translation MLHQLLSGDKPRSRILSAVLLLILFGLAFAPFLTSGARPLNTAATICVYIVLVASYDLLLGYTGIVSFAHTMFYGIGAYGIGLGLARVDEPTWSAALAGLGLALLLALALALVVGLFALRVRAIFYAMITLAVASSFAVLASQLSDFTGGEDGITFSVPELLSPGYQLLENEVLGRSIDGKLITYYIVFFGCLLLFLFLLRLVNSPFGRVLQAVRENEFRAEALGYRTMVYRIWANCFAALVAALAGALMALWLRYVGPKTSLGFEVMTDILLIVVIGGMGTMYGAVVGAALFIIAQNYLKELMAAGSSALEGVPLLANALHPDRWMLWLGVLFVLSIYFFPIGIVGKLRLRAYFARR, via the coding sequence ATGCTGCACCAGCTTCTTTCCGGCGACAAGCCGCGCAGCCGCATCCTGAGCGCGGTCCTGCTCCTGATCCTGTTCGGGCTGGCATTCGCGCCCTTCCTGACCTCCGGCGCGCGCCCGCTCAACACGGCGGCCACGATCTGCGTCTACATCGTGCTGGTCGCCTCCTACGACCTGCTACTGGGCTACACGGGCATCGTCTCCTTCGCCCACACCATGTTCTACGGCATCGGCGCCTACGGCATCGGCCTGGGCCTGGCGCGGGTGGACGAGCCGACCTGGAGCGCCGCCCTCGCCGGCCTCGGCCTGGCCCTGCTGCTGGCCCTGGCCCTGGCCCTGGTGGTCGGCCTGTTCGCGCTGCGCGTGCGTGCCATCTTCTACGCCATGATCACGCTGGCGGTGGCTTCCTCATTCGCGGTGCTGGCCTCGCAGCTGTCCGACTTCACCGGCGGCGAGGACGGCATCACCTTCAGCGTGCCCGAGCTGCTCTCGCCCGGCTACCAGCTGCTCGAGAACGAGGTGCTGGGACGATCGATCGACGGCAAGCTGATCACCTACTACATCGTGTTCTTCGGCTGCCTGCTGCTCTTCCTGTTCCTGCTGCGCCTGGTGAACTCGCCCTTCGGGCGGGTGCTGCAGGCGGTGCGCGAGAACGAGTTCCGCGCCGAGGCCCTGGGCTACCGCACCATGGTCTACCGCATCTGGGCCAACTGCTTCGCCGCCCTGGTCGCCGCCCTGGCGGGCGCCCTGATGGCCCTGTGGCTGCGCTATGTCGGCCCCAAGACCTCGCTCGGCTTCGAGGTGATGACCGACATCCTGCTGATCGTGGTGATCGGCGGCATGGGCACGATGTATGGCGCGGTGGTGGGCGCGGCGCTGTTCATCATCGCGCAGAACTACCTGAAGGAGCTGATGGCGGCGGGTTCGAGCGCGCTGGAAGGCGTGCCGCTGCTGGCCAACGCCCTGCATCCCGACCGCTGGATGCTGTGGCTGGGCGTGTTGTTCGTGCTGTCGATCTATTTCTTCCCGATCGGGATCGTCGGCAAGCTGAGGCTGCGCGCCTATTTCGCGCGGCGCTGA